In Drosophila yakuba strain Tai18E2 chromosome X, Prin_Dyak_Tai18E2_2.1, whole genome shotgun sequence, a single genomic region encodes these proteins:
- the LOC26536330 gene encoding uncharacterized protein LOC26536330: MCCAPMSAPSMCCPPAGHVPWQPMHPATVYQCCPSAKCTLCCHNESKHECHCSCQRNRHIVEAFSCLFRVSKFQILTTLFLLAYHESRPLPRYPRDRTWSVMENVKAPYTELHDLRIYDSMFDRCGHRIDPLDRRNTYKLLRLIFLGPVLVPEQRTQLLAMLYKLNARAACPVDLAGLLSVVQHVKLDELVCGILEQDGRAKRFHSGRQCLELCNLYQKVVATDKEAVIKKRRRRREKSKSKDADAQKKPRRTITAQIYCTRRVPEPDDMSSRNEGTTPIVRSTATSLRRSSNRKSWAPANRSSINASEKGSRRGSHNSAGSPKRNKPEAANVGVRMQGGDR; encoded by the coding sequence ATGTGCTGTGCACCGATGAGTGCACCATCGATGTGCTGCCCACCAGCTGGTCATGTGCCATGGCAGCCAATGCATCCAGCGACGGTCTACCAGTGCTGTCCGTCCGCCAAGTGCACACTGTGCTGCCACAACGAGTCGAAGCACGAGTGCCACTGCAGCTGCCAGCGCAACAGGCACATTGTGGAGGCGTTCAGCTGCCTGTTCCGGGTGAGCAAGTTCCAGATCCTGACCACGCTCTTTCTACTCGCCTATCACGAGAGCAGGCCGCTGCCGCGCTATCCGCGCGATCGCACCTGGTCGGTGATGGAGAACGTGAAGGCGCCGTACACGGAGCTGCACGACCTGAGGATCTACGACAGCATGTTCGATCGCTGTGGCCACCGCATCGATCCGCTGGACCGGCGGAACACGTACAAGCTGTTGCGCCTGATCTTTCTCGGCCCGGTGCTGGTGCCGGAGCAGCGGACACAGCTGCTGGCCATGCTGTACAAGCTGAATGCCCGGGCCGCCTGTCCCGTGGATCTCGCTGGCCTGCTGTCGGTGGTGCAGCATGTGAAGCTGGACGAGCTGGTGTGCGGCATCTTGGAGCAGGACGGACGCGCGAAGCGGTTCCACAGCGGGCGGCAGTGCTTGGAGCTGTGCAATCTATACCAGAAAGTGGTCGCCACCGACAAGGAAGCGGTGATTAAGAAGCGCCGCCGTCGCAGAGAGAAGTCCAAGAGCAAGGATGCGGATGCACAGAAGAAGCCGCGCAGAACCATCACCGCGCAGATATACTGCACCCGTCGCGTTCCGGAACCGGACGACATGAGCTCACGGAACGAGGGCACAACGCCAATCGTACGCAGTACCGCCACCTCCTTGCGTCGCTCCTCCAACCGGAAGAGCTGGGCGCCGGCCAATCGGAGCAGCATCAATGCCTCGGAGAAGGGATCTCGCCGTGGCTCACACAACTCCGCCGGCTCGCCGAAGAGGAACAAGCCGGAAGCGGCCAACGTGGGAGTGCGCATGCAGGGCGGCGATCGATAG